Proteins from a genomic interval of Papaver somniferum cultivar HN1 chromosome 4, ASM357369v1, whole genome shotgun sequence:
- the LOC113274342 gene encoding sec14 cytosolic factor-like has product MDTENHSEKVEKIVEEEDGGDLVRSFKTNNHEVNDEQKKVSLMRTFVQTQDPTSKDVDDLTLRRFLRARDLDIEKGSALFLKHVKWRRSFVPNGFISESEVAHDIAHNKVFMQGYDKSGQPILVIYGAKHFPNKVKGGIEEFRRFVVYCLDKLSAKIPTGQEKFFIVADLEGWGYYSNCDIRGYLAALSVLQDNYPERLAKFYLIHVPSVFMAAWKLIYPFIDNNTKKKFVFVDDKSLKSTLLEEISEDQLPEVYGGKLPLLPIEES; this is encoded by the exons ATGGATACAGAAAATCATTCTGAAAAAGTAGAGAAAAtagtggaagaagaagatggaggagACTTGGTGAGGAGCTTCAAAACAAACAATCATGAAGTTAATGATGAGCAGAAGAAAGTTAGTCTTATGAGAACCTTTGTCCAAACTCAGGATCCCACTTCTAAG GATGTGGATGATCTCACGCTAAGACGGTTTTTACGTGCTCGTGATCTAGATATCGAGAAAGGTTCTGCATTGTTTCTGAAACACGTGAAATGGAGACGTTCTTTCGTACCTAATGGTTTTATCTCTGAATCAGAGGTAGCACATGATATTGCCCATAACAAGGTGTTTATGCAAGGATATGATAAGAGTGGACAGCCAATACTAGTCATTTATGGTGCTAAACATTTTCCTAACAAAGTTAAGGGAGGTATTGAGGAGTTCAGGC GGTTCGTGGTGTACTGTCTTGACAAATTAAGTGCAAA GATTCCCACAGGACAAGAAAAGTTTTTTATCGTTGCAGATCTTGAAGGCTGGGGGTACTACTCGAATTGCGACATCCGTGGATACCTAGCAGCTCTATCTGTCTTGCAG GACAATTACCCGGAAAGACTTGCCAAGTTTTATCTAATTCATGTCCCTTCAGTTTTTATGGCCGCATGGAAGTTAATATATCCATTTATTGATAACAACACCAAGAAAAAG TTCGTTTTTGTGGATGACAAAAGCCTTAAGTCGACTCTGCTTGAAGAAATCAGTGAAGACCAACTGCCAGAGGTTTATGGAGGTAAACTGCCATTATTGCCAATTGAAGAAAGCTGA
- the LOC113271521 gene encoding phosphatidylinositol transfer protein 3-like has protein sequence MDNTVKEHEEKQVMEQNKVSQMRSLVETQDPTSKDVDDLMIRRFLRARDLDIDKGSAFFLKYMEWRRSFVPNGFISESEIAFDLSHKKLFMQGLDKSGRPIVVTYASKHFPNRAKGGVEEFKRFVAYTLDKICARMPAGQEKFLAIADIEGWGYYSNCDIRGYLAALSVLQDNYPERLAKMYLVHVPSVFMAAWKLIYPFIDSNTKKKIVFVENKNLKSTLLEDIDESQLPEVYGGKQPLVPIEKC, from the exons ATGGATAATACAGTGAAGGAACATGAAGAAAAACAAGTGATGGAGCAGAACAAAGTTAGCCAAATGAGATCCTTGGTTGAAACTCAGGATCCCACTTCCAAG GATGTGGATGATCTGATGATAAGAAGGTTTTTACGGGCTCGTGATTTGGATATTGATAAAGGTTCTGcattttttttgaaatatatggAATGGAGACGTTCATTTGTGCCTAATGGTTTTATCTCTGAATCGGAGATAGCGTTTGATTTATCCCACAAGAAGTTGTTTATGCAAGGATTGGACAAGAGTGGACGCCCAATTGTAGTCACCTATGCTTCTAAACATTTTCCTAACAGAGCAAAGGGAGGTGTTGAGGAGTTCAAGC GTTTCGTAGCGTACACTCTCGACAAGATATGTGCACG GATGCCCGCAGGACAAGAAAAGTTTTTAGCCATAGCGGATATTGAAGGCTGGGGATACTACTCGAATTGTGACATCCGTGGATATCTAGCCGCTTTATCCGTCTTACAG GACAATTACCCAGAGAGGCTTGCAAAAATGTACTTAGTTCACGTCCCTTCTGTTTTTATGGCGGCATGGAAGTTGATCTACCCATTTATCGATAGTAACACCAAGAAAAAG ATTGTATTTGTGGAGAACAAAAATCTTAAATCAACTCTTCTTGAAGACATCGATGAGAGTCAATTGCCAGAAGTTTATGGAGGTAAACAACCATTAGTTCCCATTGAAAAATGCTAA
- the LOC113271522 gene encoding phosphatidylinositol transfer protein 3-like, which produces MRAIVESQDPTSKDVDDLMIRRFLRARGQDIEQGSALFLKYLKWRRSFVPNGLISESEITSNLAHKKVFLQGLDKRGRPIVVSFGSKHLPKKEKGGVEEFKRFVVYTLDRICARMPAGQEKFVAIQDMEGWGYYSNSDTRGCLAALSILQDNYPERLGKMYLVHVSSVFMAAWKLVYPFIDSRTKKKIVFVENKKLKSTLLEDIDESQLPEIYGGEQPLVPIEES; this is translated from the exons ATGAGAGCCATTGTTGAAAGCCAGGATCCCACTTCTAAG GATGTGGATGACTTGATGATTAGAAGGTTTTTACGTGCTCGAGGGCAAGATATAGAGCAAGGTTCTGCCTTGTTCCTGAAATACCTCAAATGGAGACGCTCATTTGTACCTAATGGTTTAATCTCCGAATCCGAGATAACAAGCAATTTAGCCCATAAGAAAGTGTTCCTGCAAGGATTGGACAAACGTGGACGCCCAATCGTAGTCTCCTTTGGTTCTAAGCATCTCCCTAAGAAAGAGAAAGGAGGTGTTGAGGAGTTCAAGC GTTTTGTAGTATACACTCTCGACAGAATATGTGCGAG GATGCCCGCAGGACAAGAAAAGTTTGTCGCCATTCAAGATATGGAAGGCTGGGGATACTACTCGAATAGCGACACCCGTGGATGCCTAGCTGCTCTATCTATCTTACAG GACAACTACCCAGAAAGGCTAGGGAAAATGTATCTGGTTCACGTTTCTTCAGTTTTTATGGCAGCATGGAAGTTGGTCTATCCATTTATCGACAGCAGGACCAAGAAAAAG ATTGTATTTGTGGAAAACAAAAAACTGAAATCTACTCTGCTGGAAGACATCGATGAGAGTCAACTGCCAGAGATTTACGGAGGTGAACAACCATTAGTTCCTATTGaagaaagctaa
- the LOC113271520 gene encoding cytochrome b-c1 complex subunit Rieske-4, mitochondrial-like, with the protein MLRIAGRRLSSLSWRSNQTAAPASVSSYRNLIGGGGDSKMTSDESKPDITNFTSRSAFLYSTRGFASDSIAQQISNIGMEEHTPATLAALKNPTNKIVYDNYNHERYPPGDPSKRAFAYFVLTGGRFVYASLIRLLVLKFVLSMSASKDVLALASLEVDLTSIEPGSTVTVKWRGKPVFIRRRTEDDIKLANSVDQLTLRDPEEDAVRVKNPEWLIVVGVCTHLGCIPLPNAGDYGGWFCPCHGSHYDISGRIRKGPAPKNLEVPTYSFLEDNKLLIG; encoded by the exons ATGTTGAGAATTGCAGGGAGAAGATTGTCTTCTCTCTCATGGAGAAGTAATCAAACTGCAGCTCCGGCTTCAGTATCTTCATACAGGAATCTCATCGGTGGTGGTGGAGATTCTAAGATGACTTCTGATGAATCCAAACCAGATATTACTAATTTCACATCTAGATCTGCTTTTCTCTATTCCACCCGAG GGTTTGCTTCGGATTCTATTGCCCAGCAAATATCTAACATtgggatggaggaacataccCCAGCAACTCTTGCGGCTCTGAAGAACCCCACCAATAAAATAGTTTATGATAACTACAACCACGAGCGTTACCCCCCTGGAGATCCAAGCAAGCGTGCATTTGCTTACTTTGTGTTGACTGGTGGAAGGTTCGTCTATGCTTCCCTGATTCGTTTGCTGGTCCTCAAGTTTGTATTGAGCATGTCTGCAAGTAAGGATGTGTTGGCCCTGGCCTCTCTGGAAGTTGACCTGACAAGCATTGAGCCTGGCTCTACTGTGACTGTCAAGTGGCGTGGGAAACCAGTTTTCATCAGACGCCGGACTGAGGATGACATAAAACTTGCCAACAGTGTCGACCAACTCACCCTACGTGATCCAGAGGAGGATGCAGTTAGAGTCAAGAACCCAGAATGGCTTATTGTTGTTGGTGTCTGCACCCATCTTGGTTGCATCCCTTTGCCTAATGCTGGGGATTATGGTGGTTGGTTCTGTCCATGCCATGGTTCTCACTACGACATTTCAGGCAGGATCCGAAAGGGCCCAGCACCAAAGAACCTGGAAGTACCTACTTACAGCTTTTTGGAAGATAACAAGTTACTGATTGGTTGA